The genomic region ATTGATAGTACTTCTGTATGTATGAATTATTATTAACGAAATATTCAATTCCTTTTTCAATATCTCTGATGTACTCATTATCATAGACTTCTAAAACAATCTGAAATTTATCCCTCTTCTGTTGAATATTCTCTCCATCAACAAAAAATAATTCTTCTGCTTCTAAAAAGCGTATGCTATTGGTTGCCTCAGGTGAAAGGTTAAGTTTTCTAGCAACAACATCCATTTCATCTTCATCAACTAATCTAGAAATATCATTGATGATATCAACCATTGCTTGCTGATCAAGTATTATCTTTTTACTTTTATAATCTACTTCTTCCGTTTCAAAATATGAAAGAGCTGAAGTTGCATAAGCAGTTGACTCATAATATGGTTTTGAAATAGTATCATATACAAACCCTAATACGGCTCCTAATAAAATAAAGGTTAATAATAGCCGACTATTTTTGTAAAAAAAACGATATAAATTTGAGAAGAATAATGATAGGTCTAACTCATTTGATTGTTGCTTCATAATCTAAAGGTATTTAACTATTAATTCTTGTTGTTCTTTAGTAATAAAAGGACTCATTGGAAGAGAAAATACTTCATTAGCTGCTTTTTCCGAAACTGGGAAATCACCTACACTATAATTTAAACTCTTGTAGCATTTTTGCAAATGTAGAGGGGTAGGATAATGTATCGCCGTTGGCACATCGTTCTCATTCAGTTTTTTTATTAAAGCCTGTCTATTCTCGGACTGTAAAGTGAATTGTGCAAATACACTTGTTCTTTCCTCTTTAATAGTTGGTAACTGAATACCTTTATCTCTTAGTAAGTCAATATAATACTGACCTATTTCTGCTCTAGATTGCACTTCATCGTCAAAATACTTGAGCTTTACATCTAATATAGCAGCTTGAATAGCATCTAAACGACCGTTTATACCAATCACTTCATGATCATATCTTCTTTTTGAACCATGCGCTAAAAATAGTCTTGCTTTTTCTGCTAATTCATCATCGTTTGTGAAAAGTGCACCACCGTCACCATAGCAACCTAAAGGTTTAGAAGGGAAAAAACTGGTGCAACCAAAATGACTTAGATTACAACTTTTTTTACCTTTATAAGTAGCGCCAAAACTTTGTGCTGCATCTTCAATAACAATAAGATTATGTCGTTCAGCAATGGAGTTAATTGCATCCATGTCAGCAATTTGACCATATAATGAAACTGGCATAATTGCTTTTGTTTTAGAAGTAATTTTATCTTCTATCAGTTCTGCATTGATGTTGTATGTATCAGCTTCTATATCGACAAAAACTGGAACTGCACCTAGTAAACTTATAACTTCACTAGACGCTATAAAAGTAAATGGTGTAGTAATAATTTCATCATTTGGTTTGATACCTATCGCCATTAAGGCCAATAGTAAAGCATCTGTTCCGCTAGCACAACCTATGGCGTGTTTGGCACCAACATATTGTGAAAGATTAGCTTCGAACTGCTTAACAGGTGGCCCCATTATGTACTGAGAAGTATCTAAAACATTTTGAATAGCTGAATCTATTTCACTCTTGTATGCTCTATACTGTGATTGTAAATCAATGAATGGTATCTTCATAAACTACAGAATTTGAATTGAATCATTAGACAACTTATATTTCGTATTATCGAACGAATCAATTGCGATATTATTATCATTAAAAATTAGCCTATTCCCTGCTTTACTGACCCAACCTTGATGTTTAGCGGGAACGCCATATAACATTTCAAAAGGTTTTACATCTTTAGTAACAACACTACCTGCTCCTATTAAGGCATACTCACCAACTGTAATTCCACAAACTATTGTAGCATTTGCTCCAACTGAACAGCCCTTTTTTAGTAGTGTTTTTTTGAATTCTTCTTTACGGATAATGAAACTTCTAGGGTTGATGACGTTAGTAAAGACCATTGAAGGTCCTAAAAACACATCATCTTCAACCTCTACTCCTTCATAAATAGATATATTATTTTGAACTTTCACTCCACTTCCGATTGTAACATTAGGTCCAACGACACAGTTTTGTCCAAAAGAACAACGCTCTCCAATTACCGTATTAGAAAGAATATGTGAAAAATGCCACACTTTTGTTTCATTACCGATTTCAACATTTTCATCGATTACAGAAGTATCATGAACAAAATAACTCATAATTTACAAAATGGATGATAATCACCTTTTAAGCCAACTGGCGTAGAATTTCTTATATTATGAACAATATCAATCGATGTTTTCGCTTCCATTAAGCCAAACCCATTACCTGCTAATACAGCCTCGTAACTCTTAGTGTGAAGATCTGTAAACCCTCCACTAAATTCAATCTCCTCACCTTCAACGGTTATCGACCTAAATGTTCTTTGCCCTGTAGCTTTGATGTGATCAGGGATTAAATCATAATTTACGCTTAGAAACCAACGTACTCTAGCTCTTTCTAATTCTAAAAAACCAGCTGCCTTATCTTCATCAGAAACATGACATACATTCTGCTTGACAGAGCCAAAAATCCATGTCAACATATCGTAAAAATGAATCCCAATATTTGTAGCTATACCACCTGACTTAGAAATATCTCCTTTCCAAGAAATGAAATACCACTTTCCTCTGCTTGTTAAATACGATAAATCGATATCATAGATTTTATCTTTTGGTCCGTTTTCAACTTTTTCTTTAAGAGCGATAATTGAAGGGTGAAATCGAAGTTGAAGAATGTTGTTTATCCTTTTACCTGTTCGATGTTCTACTTCGGCTAAAGCATCAATATTCCAAGGATTTAAAACTAAAGGCTTCTCGCAGATAACGTCAGAGCCACTCCTTAAAGCTAAACGAATATGTGCATCATGCAGATAATTTGGTGAACATATACTGACATAATCAATTGGTGACTCTGAACGCCTTAGCTTATCTAAATGACGATCAAATCTCTCTGGTTCAGTAAAAAAATTAGCTTCAGGGAAATAACTATCAATTATCCCTACACTATCAAATTTATCAAGTGCAACAGATAAATTGTTACCCGTATCTTTAATCGCCTTCATATGCCTTGAAGCAATATATCCAGCTGCACCTATTAATGCAAAATTTTTCATCATAATCTCCAACTAGGCTCGTCAACTATTCCTTTTACATCTAATACGATTGGAATACCCAAAGAGACCGATTTATAATTTTCTGATTTGAGTCCTACAAATTGATGATGAGCAACACATACTATGATAGCATCGTATGCTTTATCTGATTTGAATGGATCAGTAATTAGCTCTCTATCAAAAACTGCAGACATTTCTTTTTTATCAACCCAAGGGTCATAAATATCAATATTACATCCAAAATCTTCTAACTCTTTAACAATATCAATTACCTTAGTGTTTCTGATGTCTGGGCAATTTTCCTTGAAAGTAAAGCCCATTATAAGTATTTCAGAATCTTTTATTTTTTTATCCTTATTTACTAAAAAATGAACCGCCTTCTTTGCAATGTAAGCAGACATTCCATTATTTATCTGTCTTGAAGAAAGAATTAAATTAGGCTTATATCCTAATTTCTGCGCTTTATACGTTAAATAATATGGGTCTACACCTATACAATGCCCACCCACCAAACCAGGTTGAAATTTTAAAAAATTCCATTTCGTTCCTGCTGCTTTTAAAACCTCATTGGATGAAATTCCCATAGCGTCAAAAATCAAAGCAAATTCGTTAACTAAAGCAATGTTAACATCTCTTTGAGTATTTTCAATAACCTTCGCAGCTTCAGCTACTTTAATGGATGATGCCTTATATGTACCTGCCTTGATAATAGAAGCATATAAATCGTCAACTATTTCAGCAGTTTTCTCATCAGAACCACTAGTAATTTTTAAAATTTTTGTGAGAGTTCTCTCTTTATCTCCTGGATTTATTCGCTCTGGACTATAACCACAGAAAAAATCTTTATTGAAAGTTAATCCAGAAACCTTTTCTAAAATAGGCACACACTCATCTTCGGTAACACCAGGGTATACGGTAGATTCATAGATAATTATGTCCCCCTTTTTAATAATAGAACCAACGGAATGACTTGAACTTATCAATGGAGATAAATCTGGAAGATTTTTTTTATTGATTGGTGTTGGAACTGTAATGATATAAATATTACAATCTTTAGTGTCATTAATATCCGCTGTATAACTTAATTTGACAGCAGACTCTAAATCTTCCTCAGACATTTCTAAGGTTCTGTCAAAGCCTGATTTTAACTCATCAATTCTCTCAAGATTTATGTCTAAACCAATTGTGGTATACTTCTTACCGAATTCTACAGCTAATGGGATTCCAACATAGCCCAACCCAATTACCGCAATTTTGTATTCCATAAAAAAAATATAAATAAAAGAGTCTTCAATTGAAGACTCTAAAGTTTAAATCAAAAAAAAGTATTAATACTCCCAAAGATCGTGTTCGATATTGAATATCTCTTCCTTTATTTTTTCAGCCTCAAGCAAAGCATCAATACCTTCTTTATACTCTGATATTTTTCTGTCATATTTATTTGACTCCTTGACAATTCGACTACTGAAAAATCGCTTGTGAAAAATATCGTCATAAGTTAAACGAGCTGCATCATTTTTTCTGTGATTGAAAACTTCAGCTTTAGAAAGAATTTTTCTTGCTTCAGGAAAATACACCCAAAATAATGA from Flavobacteriales bacterium harbors:
- a CDS encoding nucleotide sugar dehydrogenase, which codes for MEYKIAVIGLGYVGIPLAVEFGKKYTTIGLDINLERIDELKSGFDRTLEMSEEDLESAVKLSYTADINDTKDCNIYIITVPTPINKKNLPDLSPLISSSHSVGSIIKKGDIIIYESTVYPGVTEDECVPILEKVSGLTFNKDFFCGYSPERINPGDKERTLTKILKITSGSDEKTAEIVDDLYASIIKAGTYKASSIKVAEAAKVIENTQRDVNIALVNEFALIFDAMGISSNEVLKAAGTKWNFLKFQPGLVGGHCIGVDPYYLTYKAQKLGYKPNLILSSRQINNGMSAYIAKKAVHFLVNKDKKIKDSEILIMGFTFKENCPDIRNTKVIDIVKELEDFGCNIDIYDPWVDKKEMSAVFDRELITDPFKSDKAYDAIIVCVAHHQFVGLKSENYKSVSLGIPIVLDVKGIVDEPSWRL
- a CDS encoding N-acetyltransferase, which encodes MSYFVHDTSVIDENVEIGNETKVWHFSHILSNTVIGERCSFGQNCVVGPNVTIGSGVKVQNNISIYEGVEVEDDVFLGPSMVFTNVINPRSFIIRKEEFKKTLLKKGCSVGANATIVCGITVGEYALIGAGSVVTKDVKPFEMLYGVPAKHQGWVSKAGNRLIFNDNNIAIDSFDNTKYKLSNDSIQIL
- a CDS encoding Gfo/Idh/MocA family oxidoreductase, whose product is MKNFALIGAAGYIASRHMKAIKDTGNNLSVALDKFDSVGIIDSYFPEANFFTEPERFDRHLDKLRRSESPIDYVSICSPNYLHDAHIRLALRSGSDVICEKPLVLNPWNIDALAEVEHRTGKRINNILQLRFHPSIIALKEKVENGPKDKIYDIDLSYLTSRGKWYFISWKGDISKSGGIATNIGIHFYDMLTWIFGSVKQNVCHVSDEDKAAGFLELERARVRWFLSVNYDLIPDHIKATGQRTFRSITVEGEEIEFSGGFTDLHTKSYEAVLAGNGFGLMEAKTSIDIVHNIRNSTPVGLKGDYHPFCKL
- a CDS encoding DegT/DnrJ/EryC1/StrS family aminotransferase — its product is MPFIDLQSQYRAYKSEIDSAIQNVLDTSQYIMGPPVKQFEANLSQYVGAKHAIGCASGTDALLLALMAIGIKPNDEIITTPFTFIASSEVISLLGAVPVFVDIEADTYNINAELIEDKITSKTKAIMPVSLYGQIADMDAINSIAERHNLIVIEDAAQSFGATYKGKKSCNLSHFGCTSFFPSKPLGCYGDGGALFTNDDELAEKARLFLAHGSKRRYDHEVIGINGRLDAIQAAILDVKLKYFDDEVQSRAEIGQYYIDLLRDKGIQLPTIKEERTSVFAQFTLQSENRQALIKKLNENDVPTAIHYPTPLHLQKCYKSLNYSVGDFPVSEKAANEVFSLPMSPFITKEQQELIVKYL